In Candidatus Bathyarchaeia archaeon, the genomic window ATAGGAGAGGGAGGCAAGCCTTTTACACTCTTCAAGTTCAGGACCATGGTGGAGGGAGCAGATAGGGATGACAATCATCGCCCCGCGGAGATTACCGACAAGCGGTTCACGCGTGTTGGCCGCTGGCTCCGTCGTGCGCGCGTTGATGAACTGCCGCAACTGTTCAACATCCTTCGCGGGGATATGTACTTCGTTGGTCCACGGCCGTTCGTGCCGAATCAAGAACAGGAGTGCCTCGAGAAGATCCCTTTTTACCGCCAGCGATGGGCGGTGAAACCAGGTGCGACCGGGTGGGCTCAGGTCAATCGCGGCTATTGCGCAACCATTGAGGACAACACGGAAAAGCTTGCCTACGACCTTTTTTATATCAAGAACATTTCCATCGGCTTGGATCTCCTGATCCTGTTCAAGACCGTCAAAATTCTCCTCCTGGGCAAGGGATCACGATGACGATCTTGGCCAATGCCCTCTTTTGGCTAGGTTTCGTGTGGCTGGCTTACGTGTACGCTGGCTATCCCTTATTTCTTTGGGTCGCTGGGTTTTGGCGCAAATTTGTGCCCGAGTCACGGGAAGACTACTTTCCGCGCGTGTCTGTTTTGATTTCCGCCCGAAACGAGGAAAAGGACATTCTCTGGAAAGTCAACGAGACCCTTTCCTGGAACTATCCATCTGACCGGTTGGAATTGCTCATTGCATCGGACGCCTCCGAGGACAGGACAGATGAAATTCTGCGGAGCATCAAAGATTCGCGTTTGAAACATATCCGAATCGAAAATCGCGTGGGCAAGAACGAGGCTTTGAACCGGCTCGTTCAGATCGCCATGGGCGATCTCCTCCTCTTCTCGGACGCAAATTCTCACATTGGAAAAGACTGCCTGCAAAGCATGGTCCGCTATTTCGCCGACGCGCGAGTGGGAGCAGTGACAGGAGTTGAGCAAACGCAAACCGAGGAGCAAACCCTCACCGTTGTCTCTGGGACTAGGGCGACACTGGATTACGAGTCGCACATTAGCCGCCTTGAGAGTCGGATGGGATCAGTACTCGTTTGTGACGGATCTCTGTTCATAATTCGCCGCGCTCTCTTCCATAAACTCGAGCCGGATTTGGCCAACGACCTTGAACTCCCGCTCTGGATTGGTAGCCAGGGTTATGCGCTGCTTTTCGATTCCAATGCGCGCTCAATCGAAAAAGCAACTCGCTCCGCCTGGGAAGAATTCAATCGCAGGCGGCGCGTTTGCGGCCAAGGCGTCTTGGGATTTTGGAGGCTTCGCCACTGCTTGCGGGGCCTTCGCGCCTGGCAATTCTTCTCGCACAAGATCTTGCGCTGGCTGACTGCGGTTCCATTGGTATGCATGTTTGTGACGAGTGCAACACTCTCAGCGTCGCCCGTTTTTAAGATGCTGCTGATTCTGCAGCTCGTTTTTTATGGCCTGGCCATGATCGGAATGTGGCTCAATTCCAAGGGGCACAATGCGCGCGCGATTTTTTCTATGCCCTTCTATTTTGTTCTGGTGAGTACAGCCGCAATCGTTGGAATCTTCCAAGCATGGTGTGGGCGTCGATTCGCCATATGGGAAGTTGCAATGTCGTCACGCGGGCAAGAAAATGCTTGAGGCGGCGAGTCCCGGCCATGTTGCGCCACAGGAGAAGCACCACCTGGATCCGTTCGCGGCATCCTGCGCGCGACTTCACTCCAGAGCTCTCACCAGCCTCCAAGGAAGATTGTCGCCATGAAGTGTGTCTTCTCTGTGGATGTTGAAGATTGGTTCCACATTTTGGATTTGGAGACTACTCCAGATGTGAAGGAATGGGAAACTCTTCCTTCCCGCGTCGAACAGAATTTCCTGCGGCTGCTGGATCTTTTCGAAGAACATCAGGCCCGAGTGACATGCTTCTTCTTGGGGTGGATTGGCAAGCGCTTTCCACATCTTGTCAAAGAGGCAGTAAAGCGTGGACACGAGATCGCCTCGCACGGCTACGCACACCAGCTCGTCTATCAGATGACCCCGGAGGCTTTCTATCAGGACGCCATGCAATCTCGGGAGATTCTGGAGGATATTTCTGGCAGGCGTCTGTGGGGATACCGCGCTGCTGGGTTCTCTGTCACGAGAGGCACGGAATGGTTTTTCGACAAGCTCATCGAGGCTGGATACGTTTACGATTCGTCAGTTTTCCCTGCTTCAAGGGGCCATGGCGGGATCAAAGGAGCTCATTTGGGTCCCTATTGGGTTCAGCGGCTTTCCGGAAAGATCGTGGAGTTCCCTGTCAGCGTGGTTGACGTGCTGGGAACACCAGTGTGCTTCTTCGGCGGCGGTTATCTTCGACTTTTTCCCTATCCAATCATCCGCAGGATGGCAAGAAGGGTGTTAAGAGATTCTCGCCCAGTCATCTTTTACGTGCACCCGCGCGAAATAGATGCCGATCATCCCCGGCTTCCCATGAACTGGAAACGTCAGTTTAAGTCGTATGTCAACCTGAAGTCCACATTGCCGAAGATTAGAAGACTGCTGGATGAGTTTCCGCTTACGAGTTTCGAGCAGATGATCCGTGAGGGAATGCAAGGGATTGCCACGCGCGAGGCCTTTGTGGAAGGGCTGCTGAAAATCGCTCCGGCTTCAGATGTGGCGCCCGCGATGGCTTCGAGTCGGGAGATGTAAGACCAGGAGTTAGGTTGAGAATTTGAGCGCCCTATTCGCAGGAAGGGCTAGGCTAAGAACGGTTCCTCCCTACGCGATGGCGAATTGCGCTGAGTCTTATGTGTGCTGGCGGCTATGCAAACCGTACTCCAGGACGAGAAGACCGGTCGGCGGAAGCAACTGAGTGTATTTGTATTGATCGATGCCCTAGGATGGCGTTACGTCGAGGGACGCGACTTTCTCACTGACCTATTACCGCATCGGCAGCCATTGAAGACCGTACTTGGATTCAGCTCCGGAGCCATTCCCGCCATGCTGACGGGGGTTCCACCGGCAGTAAACGGGCATTGGAATCTTTTTTACTACGATCCGGAAGGGTCGCCTTTTCGGTGGTTCCGGCATTTCCTCTATCTTCCCGATTGGCTGCTCGAACAAAGGGTTACAAAAAAACTCCTAAAGGAAACCGGCAGGCGTTTGCTTGGACTTGGTCCGTTGTTTGAATGTTGTGTGTCACCGCGCCTCTTGCCTTATTTCAACTGGGTCGAACGGCGCAATATCTATGAGCGTGGAGGCATCGCAGGGGCTCCATCCATCTTCGACCAGCTTCACGAAGAAGGCGTGCCTTTTCGCACCTACACATATCACCATTCCACGGACGCTGAGATTCTACGGGATGCAGAAAAAGACATAAGAAGCCAAGCGGCATCGTTCTACTTTCTGTATCTGAGCGAGATGGACATGTTCCTCCACATGAATTGCGATGCGCCGGACAAGATCGAAGAGCGCCTCCGCTGGTACGACAAAGGCCTCCGGAAGATCTTTGAAACCGCCCGGCATGCGAACGCCGACGCAAAATTTGCAGTGAGTTCAGATCATGGAATGACCCGTGTCAGCGAGAAGTACGATCTGCTCAAGCATTTTGAAGGCTCAAGCTTAAACATGCCTAGGGATTATTTGGCGGTATTTGACTCGACGATGGCACGCTTCTGGTTTTTCAATGAGTCTGCGCGGAGAGAGATCCTCGATGTCTTAGGGAAGATTCCGTGCGGCCATGTGCTCTCGGACACTGAGCT contains:
- a CDS encoding glycosyltransferase; this encodes MTILANALFWLGFVWLAYVYAGYPLFLWVAGFWRKFVPESREDYFPRVSVLISARNEEKDILWKVNETLSWNYPSDRLELLIASDASEDRTDEILRSIKDSRLKHIRIENRVGKNEALNRLVQIAMGDLLLFSDANSHIGKDCLQSMVRYFADARVGAVTGVEQTQTEEQTLTVVSGTRATLDYESHISRLESRMGSVLVCDGSLFIIRRALFHKLEPDLANDLELPLWIGSQGYALLFDSNARSIEKATRSAWEEFNRRRRVCGQGVLGFWRLRHCLRGLRAWQFFSHKILRWLTAVPLVCMFVTSATLSASPVFKMLLILQLVFYGLAMIGMWLNSKGHNARAIFSMPFYFVLVSTAAIVGIFQAWCGRRFAIWEVAMSSRGQENA
- a CDS encoding XrtA system polysaccharide deacetylase, which produces MKCVFSVDVEDWFHILDLETTPDVKEWETLPSRVEQNFLRLLDLFEEHQARVTCFFLGWIGKRFPHLVKEAVKRGHEIASHGYAHQLVYQMTPEAFYQDAMQSREILEDISGRRLWGYRAAGFSVTRGTEWFFDKLIEAGYVYDSSVFPASRGHGGIKGAHLGPYWVQRLSGKIVEFPVSVVDVLGTPVCFFGGGYLRLFPYPIIRRMARRVLRDSRPVIFYVHPREIDADHPRLPMNWKRQFKSYVNLKSTLPKIRRLLDEFPLTSFEQMIREGMQGIATREAFVEGLLKIAPASDVAPAMASSREM
- a CDS encoding alkaline phosphatase family protein → MQTVLQDEKTGRRKQLSVFVLIDALGWRYVEGRDFLTDLLPHRQPLKTVLGFSSGAIPAMLTGVPPAVNGHWNLFYYDPEGSPFRWFRHFLYLPDWLLEQRVTKKLLKETGRRLLGLGPLFECCVSPRLLPYFNWVERRNIYERGGIAGAPSIFDQLHEEGVPFRTYTYHHSTDAEILRDAEKDIRSQAASFYFLYLSEMDMFLHMNCDAPDKIEERLRWYDKGLRKIFETARHANADAKFAVSSDHGMTRVSEKYDLLKHFEGSSLNMPRDYLAVFDSTMARFWFFNESARREILDVLGKIPCGHVLSDTELKKFGIFFGDRRFGEVVFLLHPGWLFSRSDFNGAGWKPIGMHGYHPDDPYSDGVFLSSREPENPIRSVQDVHQWMWGSVQPGAV